CGCCAGAAAGAAGTTTTTAATAGGAGTCGTTTGATCAGGTCGAAGCTGCTGACAGCCAGGCGTCGTTTTGTAGACAGACAAAGGTGTTTTTACAACCTTAGACTTTCGAAGCTTTGCAGGATTATCAGTCCCAAAATGCATTGGGAACAATTTCTTAAGTTCGCCCATTGTTGCTTCAATAATATCCTCATCACTCCGGCCAATCCAATCCTTCGCAGGTGCAAAGACAAGCTCAAGCATTGAACGATCCGGGTCTTCGTACTCCTTACACGCAATACTCATATCGGCATAAACACTCAGCAGAGGTGAACGACTGAACAGCAAGTGATCGATGTCCGTGAGCTTTCGATCAAACCAGAGATGAATATTGATCACCGGCACTCCGCGGAGACCATCCAACTTGCGAAAGACATCCATTTGTTGCCATTCCTCTGGTATCAGCAACTTGAAAGGGTCCACAGGAAGTGCGCTCACGTAAGCATCAGCAACAAGATCAAAACTTTCCTTACCCTTCACTCCTCCGATATGAAAAGCAGCAACGCTTCCATCAGGGTTGAGTTTAATCTCTCTCAATGGGCTATCCAGATGAACTTCACCGCCTAATGATTGGACATGTTCCACAATTGGGTCGCAAAGACGTTCTGGAGGCGCTCCATCGAGAAAAGCCATCCGAGAGCCATTTTTCTCCTGCAAAAAACGATTGAGAGCGGTTAGCAAGACCGTGGATGAAATTTCGCCAGGATCAATAAAGTTCAAAGCCTTGCTCATGGCAATGAAGACTTCATCATTCACACGCTCAGGAATGTTGTGAAGCTTGAGCCACTCAGTCCATGAATATTTATCGCACTCTTCCACATAACCCTGCCCCCTCAGCATTGCTGGCACCAGGCCAAGACCAAAACTGATTTTTTCTGGCCAGGACAGCATGTCATTGTTACCCAAAATTGCCGCAACACCATTAATAGGTGCCGGTAAGTCTGGAAAATCAAAGCGACTATAAGTACCAGGCTCTTCTGGCTGATTGAAAATCATGGAGTGGCTCTTCCATTGCAGCCTGTCCTCAATATTCAATTCTTTGAACAACTGAAGCATATTTGGATAAGCCCCGAAAAAGATATGCAGACCCGTTTCGTACCAGTCGCCGTCTTCATCTTTCCAAGCAGCAACTTTCCCGCCAAGCACGTCCCTGGCTTCCATGAGGATGGGGGTATGACCGGCGTCCGCCAGATATTTCGCACAGGAGAGACCCGCCAGACCTGCTCCCGCAATGGCGATACGCATGCTTCAAACCACAATTTGAAGACAACCTTAAAAGGATCACTGCCCGGTTCGCTTCCTAAAGTCTTCGACAACCGCAAGCGCGGTGTCCTTACGCAATACAAGCCCCATGGCCGACACCCTGCTGAAGAGCACCACTCGCCACGTGCGCCTATTCACAGCTCGAGTGGATGACGGGCGGCTCGTCCCAGACCCCAGTCAGCTCACTCTCGACCTCGATCCAGATAATGAGTTCCTTTGGGACGAAAGCTGTGTTCAGACGGTTCAACAACGCTTCCGTGAGCTGGTTGAAGACCATGCAGGACAGCCTCTGAACGATTACAACCTTCGACGAATCGGCTCGGAACTAGAGGGAAGCATCCGCCAGCTCCTGCAGGCAGGCCAGCTGAGCTACAACCCTGATTGCCGGGTTCTGAACTATTCCATGGGCCTGCCCCGCACACCTGAACTGCTGTGAGCCGCTCCCCCTACGACCGTCCACGGGGCGGAGATCCCCGTCGTCCTGATAAGCGCAGAGGAGGTCGGTACAACCCTCCGCCACCGGGCAACAACGAGGGTGGAGATGGAGGCGGTCGTTTCAACACCACCAGAATTGCTGTCCTCGCTGGAGTTCTGGTGGTGGGGATCGGAATCGGCAGTGCCGTTACAAGCACCACCCAGGGAGATCAAGGCAACATCGCCAGCAGCCAGCAGTTGGATATGGCGGTGCCCGATCCAGAGTTCTGCAGGCAATGGGGAGCCAGCGCCTTTGTGATGGACATTGAGATGTACACCACACTCAACCCATCCAGCAGCTTCGTCACGCAGCCCACCCTCCAACCAGGCTGTGTGATTCGCCGAGAAAACTGGGCTGTATTACGCAAAGAAGGCGCCGTCACCGCCGCTCAGGAAAGGCAATGCAAACAAAGGATGAACACCTTTGCTTACATCGGATCCGTGAGGGACAAACCCGTTGTTCGCTGCGTCTACCAAACCGATATCACGCAGAACAAATTCCTCACCAAGGGGATCGCCGACGACACCGTGGGAATCACCCCAGAAGCTGATCAGTTTTAAGGCGCGTCAAGATCTGTGATCACGGGCTCTGGCCCAACAACCGCAGGTCTTGGCTGACGCAAAGGACTATCGGCGCTGGCAAACACCGGCAAAACATCACACCGAAACGCCTCTGCCGCCCGTGAGCAGTAGCGAGCTGGATGGGTAATCAGCCTTAATTGACGCCGCACCTGCAGGCCGGCCACAGATGGCTTGTGCAAACTACCTGCCGTGAGCTCCCTCTCAATCGAGACCACCGGCAGGAAAGCCGCACCCAAGCCTGATTGCACAGCATTTTTGATGGCCTCAAGGGAATTGAGCTCCATCTCAATCCGCAATCTCTGCACATCCAAACCAGAACGCGCCAGCAGCTGATCCACCATCTTGCGCGTGGTGGACTGGGCATCTAAACAAACAAATCCCAAGCGATAGAGATCCTCCTTACTCAGTTCAGGCAGGCGAGCCA
This portion of the Synechococcus sp. ROS8604 genome encodes:
- a CDS encoding DUF3172 domain-containing protein — protein: MSRSPYDRPRGGDPRRPDKRRGGRYNPPPPGNNEGGDGGGRFNTTRIAVLAGVLVVGIGIGSAVTSTTQGDQGNIASSQQLDMAVPDPEFCRQWGASAFVMDIEMYTTLNPSSSFVTQPTLQPGCVIRRENWAVLRKEGAVTAAQERQCKQRMNTFAYIGSVRDKPVVRCVYQTDITQNKFLTKGIADDTVGITPEADQF
- the pds gene encoding 15-cis-phytoene desaturase; this encodes MRIAIAGAGLAGLSCAKYLADAGHTPILMEARDVLGGKVAAWKDEDGDWYETGLHIFFGAYPNMLQLFKELNIEDRLQWKSHSMIFNQPEEPGTYSRFDFPDLPAPINGVAAILGNNDMLSWPEKISFGLGLVPAMLRGQGYVEECDKYSWTEWLKLHNIPERVNDEVFIAMSKALNFIDPGEISSTVLLTALNRFLQEKNGSRMAFLDGAPPERLCDPIVEHVQSLGGEVHLDSPLREIKLNPDGSVAAFHIGGVKGKESFDLVADAYVSALPVDPFKLLIPEEWQQMDVFRKLDGLRGVPVINIHLWFDRKLTDIDHLLFSRSPLLSVYADMSIACKEYEDPDRSMLELVFAPAKDWIGRSDEDIIEATMGELKKLFPMHFGTDNPAKLRKSKVVKTPLSVYKTTPGCQQLRPDQTTPIKNFFLAGDYTMQRYLASMEGAVLSGKLCAEAVDRKHDQLSSSSSVSEPVSA
- the ndhM gene encoding NAD(P)H-quinone oxidoreductase subunit M; its protein translation is MADTLLKSTTRHVRLFTARVDDGRLVPDPSQLTLDLDPDNEFLWDESCVQTVQQRFRELVEDHAGQPLNDYNLRRIGSELEGSIRQLLQAGQLSYNPDCRVLNYSMGLPRTPELL